The following nucleotide sequence is from Candidatus Methanosuratincola sp..
TTCATGGAGGTAGATTTCATCAATTCTATAAAAAAAATATAATTAATAGAAATTTAGTTAAGTTTACAATAAAAAATGCTGCAATTAATTTTTTTGTTTCCCATGTTCAATTGAATGTTTTAAAACACGACTTGGATCAGAATAATTGTTTTGTTGTACCAAATGGGTTTGATCCAGATGTTTTCCGTCCGATGGATAAGCAAGCTGTTAGGGGCGCATTAGGACTCCCAAAAGACCTCAAAATAATCGTCACGGTAGCTAATTTCTTTCCTGAGAAAGGGCATCGACTCCTGTTTATGGCAATTTACCACTTGAGAAAAATAAGAAAAGACTTTTTACTGATTGTTATTGGCGACGGCCCATTAAGGAATGTGTTAGAAAAAATGATAAGGGAAATGGGGCTCGAAGATAGCGTAAAACTGATCGGTCAATTATCTAGAAAAGATGTAAGCATGTGGATGAACGCGTCAGACTTTTTTGTTCTCTCAAGTCTATACGAGGGAAATCCGATTGTTATGTTTGAAGCACTCGGCTTGGGTCTCCCCTTTATAGGTACCAAAGTAGGTGGGATCCCGGAAATTATAACCTCTGAGGATTACGGTCTGTTGGCAGAACCTGGAAATGTAGAGGATCTGGTGGAGAAGATTCGGATTGCCCTTGACAAGCAGTGGGACCGGGAAAGGATCCTGGATTATGCTCAGCAATTTACTTGGGAAAAAATAAGTGCAAAAATAATAGATATTTATAATTTATATAAATAATTATGTCAAATAAAATAGTTAAGTTGTTATATATTATAGCATCAATATTTTCTATAACTTCGATTCTAAGTATTTATTGTGTAAATATAAATTTAGATTATTATTCAATATATAATAATCAAATTTTTTGGTTTACTGCAACTTTTAGCTTAATTATAAATATAATATTATGTTTTATTTATATAGAAAAAATTAAAAATGTAAATATAATTTTTATAATATTACAATTTATTACTATTAAAACTTTAATGATCTCCTTTTGGAATTTGACTGGTTATTATGGATTTTTATTTAGAGGAGACCAGGCGACGTATATCGGCCTTGCTAAAGATGTTTTGTTTTTAGGCTCATTCTCTGATAATATTTATCCTGTATCTAGTTTATTGGTAGCTACAATAACTCTTACTACCGGACTCTCCCCTGAAAATCTGGCCGCAGGAGTCGCTTCTTTATATTTTATAATTTTTTTTATTGGAATTTCTCTACTTTGCAGATTTTTTAAGCGGGATAATCGGATTTTAATAATCAGTGTTCTAATGTTCTCAACTCCATTTATATTTAATTGGTTTCCATTAACTATTTATCCCCATATGTTATCTACATATTTTATGCCATTTATAATGTATTTTACTTTAATTAGAAAAAATAATTTTATTATATATTTACTGATAACCAATTTAGCATTTTTCCATCCATTTATTATATTTTCTTATTTACTATTTTTGATATTTTATATTTTTATATATAAAAAGTTTCATTTATTTTATGCTTTAATTTATGGTGCAGTCCTTTTTGTAAGTTCGATGATTTACAATTCCATAATATTTAATTCGTTGATATTATATTATGATTCATTAATAAATAGAGATTTTACTACAATTGATGTGGCGTTTGAATATGCTTCAAAACTAGGGATTATAAACAGTTTAAAAACTTTATCCATATTAATTCTCGACGATGCGTTCATGTATTTAAGTTTATTTATAATATATATTTATCTTAATTATACAAAAATATCAAATGTTATAAAAAATAAAATATTAAATTATTTTTATATATGGATTATCTTGACATCAATAGTGATCCTGTTTCTTTTCGTGGGGATAAGGGGCCACGTTCCTGACCGGCTCTTAAATTTGAATTGGGGTTTAGTTTTCGCGCCTATTGTCTTGGGGTGTTCTTATCTGAGTATTAAAAGCAAAATAAAGAAGATTGTTGTTGTATCATTTTTAATACTGATCTCTGTTACATCGATATATGCTTTATACCCGTCGCCTTTAACAACGCGACCAAATGAAGCAAATCTTTACGGTGAAGTTTCGGGGGCATATTGGACCCTAACATACAGGATGGATGAAAGTAAATATTCATACTTGTTGACTACTCCTCTTAGATACTGCGATTTAATATATGGAACAAAATATTATTATAGATCAAATTTGCATATTGGATATGTTGAATCTGGCGATTCTTATGTAGTCCCTAGTCACTTTAATATGTCAGTTTCTGATAGGAATTTTTTAGGGGCAAGATATTTTATATTAACACAATATGAAATAACTGCTTATTGCCATATTTGGAATGAGGTTGATAAATTTAACTATGAAGATTTTAACAAACTAAATAATGATTATAGCTCATATATGTTATATAATAACAAAATTTATTATTTATATTTAATTGACTTCTATAAGTTTAATAAAAATTAATTATAAATATAATATATGAAAGTCTGTGTCATTACAACTTATTGGAAAGGTAGTGGAGGCGGCGTAAGCTCTTACCTGTCGAATCTGGTCTACGAAATGGGAAAACGTGTTGAGGTTCAGGTTATCTTTCGCGAAGGGCATGATAATAAAAATATACAATTAAAGTGCAATCGATTTATTTTCCCAATAATCGCATTTATGCGTTTATTGTCCCTGAAACCCGATGTTTTGCACTCTAACGGGGCTTGGTATTGTTTATTGCCCGCAGTTATTTATGGGAAATTGAATCGTATTAAAGTAGTCCACACATTCCATACATATCCGACAGAACGGATCCCTGTGTTCTTCAAATTATTTCTTCAAATTCTAATAGATAATTGCGATTGTGTTACGTTTGTATCTCAGGCATTGCAGTCTAGGATCCAGGATTTTTGGGGTCTGAGATTTAAAAAAAGTGAAATTACGTATGGGGGCGCTGAGAAAAGATTTGTTTCGGAAAAGGAAAAAATCGATTTCATAAAACGTTATCATTTGCAGGGAAAAGGCCCAATCTTGCTTTTACAGGCATTCACTGCTAATAAACTAAAAGCCGAAGGTGCAAAAATACTGATGCTTACTTTGAAAAAGCTTAAAGTGTTGTTTCCGAACATTATGCTATTGATTACTCGCAATGGTCCATATTTGGAAGAACTTAGGCGTTTTGCTTATGATATTGATATTAAAGATAATGTTCTGTTTACTGGCGATATTGAAAATCCATTTGTCGCTCTAGATTTATGTGACATTTATACGCACATCTCCTTGGCTGAAGGCTTTGGTATGGCCCTTCTAGAGGCAATGGCTATGGGTAAGCCTATAGTAGCGACTAGCATTGGAGGCATTCCAGAAGCGATCAAAAACATGGAAAATGGTGTTTTGGTTGAGCCTAATGTAGGCAGTATTTCTAATGCAATAATCCTTCTGCTATAGAACCATCAACTCAGAAATAAATTGGGAAGCAAAGCGAGTTTGGATGCAGAAAGTAAGTACTCTTGGAAACGTATTTCTGATAAATATCTTGAAATTTTTTCTAAAGGTATGTCTTAATATATGTGACTGTTACAAAAAT
It contains:
- a CDS encoding glycosyltransferase: MFDWNNGDFDMARNNHMKLALIGPSTQTLGGIAIFDHELKKALIKKDILVFEFNNLRILKKKNLNFINLNSIKYLIDSIIIIKNLIRFPLFLMMKLPDVVYINTPSFLPFFESVYYVIVSRIFKRNIILHIHGGRFHQFYKKNIINRNLVKFTIKNAAINFFVSHVQLNVLKHDLDQNNCFVVPNGFDPDVFRPMDKQAVRGALGLPKDLKIIVTVANFFPEKGHRLLFMAIYHLRKIRKDFLLIVIGDGPLRNVLEKMIREMGLEDSVKLIGQLSRKDVSMWMNASDFFVLSSLYEGNPIVMFEALGLGLPFIGTKVGGIPEIITSEDYGLLAEPGNVEDLVEKIRIALDKQWDRERILDYAQQFTWEKISAKIIDIYNLYK
- a CDS encoding glycosyltransferase family 4 protein, with product MKVCVITTYWKGSGGGVSSYLSNLVYEMGKRVEVQVIFREGHDNKNIQLKCNRFIFPIIAFMRLLSLKPDVLHSNGAWYCLLPAVIYGKLNRIKVVHTFHTYPTERIPVFFKLFLQILIDNCDCVTFVSQALQSRIQDFWGLRFKKSEITYGGAEKRFVSEKEKIDFIKRYHLQGKGPILLLQAFTANKLKAEGAKILMLTLKKLKVLFPNIMLLITRNGPYLEELRRFAYDIDIKDNVLFTGDIENPFVALDLCDIYTHISLAEGFGMALLEAMAMGKPIVATSIGGIPEAIKNMENGVLVEPNVGSISNAIILLL